The following proteins are co-located in the Plasmodium vinckei vinckei genome assembly, chromosome: PVVCY_11 genome:
- a CDS encoding aspartate--tRNA ligase, putative: MKFPTHRKHNILKGLIWFFLYILYYLNILNFESIIICCYNIKNRTKFYKNQNPKKCVTLFIGNAENGLSTKRKNSIINLINHKNTNKKTFNKLNYFINNGTIQGQPSIPNSCQHKAWKYNPNFKMKLNFFNKNKEYYNICSKNSLTNKYFKKNYFYIFKKNGNLNSQNDYPPFSKTNKTLNDVSEFVDKNTDPSFPNPILISLSEVFDFSLFYGTGENRKYYKYEDIIKYIENNIGGTRFIENININNNLNKNYDQIQDNNENYFDDKPILIRGRIEKKDKQSQRIILYLRQNGGLYIICAYEKKKNQNENGQKEQDEMYTYIKNLKNETVVDIIGNIKINKKLYKHQIPHIESIYNQKRLEIQIKNIYKIAESYYVPPILPNDVPFLRTSILGTDQTSFKTEHSEEESDKNKHVYDDADKKVEDTIPPSLLDSSTNDCLTNDNHQSDSPNVRDTNEGTEQGRDKIFEKNEIEYSESDYFCLSYRNSINQLIFNLKNLIIKKMRNILGEDKYIEVFTPKLVRIDKAVKNKNNLTTQVDNVSKMNGNDDKTSIEKYTELNGSEGGSNCFKIENENIILAQSPQFYKQMIINYDYEKIFEINYSYRNEKFHSTKHLNEFLSLDIEQVIYNNYYEVVIYIYNFLKNIINYINTNFNQEINLINLSYGKKNTHTNFEPTIVTTTPVVLSFCQAHDILKKYYYINNDTPFCSSKKGIQDGYAHNEQYNMYVKILDENEKKKLKKNIIFDHVDQNGQLHNVYYNNKIANNYKIDINNCESNYPDNINQDLSSQSLYSFVNKIDKNEIYNDILQFYNNIYDETMTRSKAQENKNFNQPPPSLLSSYTQFDKTNDMAGNNENLFDLDKDSFSSDPNIYSHFNGISKYLEKNINIKISVKEKNEIKKLKELYIYEKDFTNDELNYLYLFIKYNFNTDIFIIDQYPLHLRPFYSLSNLYDLRFTNSFDFIYKGTEIISGSQRINNLPLLLLRILKEKINDNPNEDNKIDVSSYLQINKTNFNLSNYLDDLKKLINKNSTLYKYINSFTYSSKPHAGMALGLDRFFMLLFNLPNIKKTTYS, encoded by the coding sequence atgaaatttcCTACTCACAGGAAACACAATATATTGAAAGGATTGATCTGGTTTTTCCtctacattttatattatttaaatatactaaattttgaaagcattattatatgttgctataatataaaaaaccgaacaaaattttataaaaatcaaaatccaaaaaaatgtgtgaCCTTATTCATTGGTAATGCTGAAAATGGATTAAGTaccaaaagaaaaaatagcaTTATCAACTTGataaatcataaaaatacaaataaaaaaacttttaacaaattaaactattttataaacaatGGAACAATACAAGGACAACCATCCATTCCTAATTCATGCCAACACAAAGCATGGAAATACAATCccaattttaaaatgaaattaaatttttttaataaaaataaagagtATTACAATATATGTAGCAAAAATTCTCtaactaataaatattttaaaaaaaattatttttatatattcaaaaaaaatggcaaTCTCAACTCTCAAAATGATTATCCTCCATTTtcaaaaacaaacaaaactCTCAATGATGTATCAGAGTTTgtagataaaaatacagACCCGTCTTTCCCTAATCCAATTTTAATATCCTTATCCGAAgtttttgatttttctcttttttatgGAACGGGAGAAAATCgaaaatattacaaatatgaggatatcataaaatatatagaaaataatataggaGGTACTAgatttattgaaaatataaacataaataataatttaaataaaaattatgatcaAATACaagataataatgaaaattattttgatgaCAAGCCAATATTAATTAGAGGAagaatagaaaaaaaagataaacaGTCACAAcgaattattttatatttaagaCAAAATGGTGgactatatattatttgtgcatatgaaaaaaaaaaaaatcaaaatgaaaatggaCAAAAAGAACAAGATGAAATGTATacttatattaaaaatttaaaaaatgaaactgTTGTTGATATTAtaggaaatataaaaattaataaaaaattatataaacatcAAATACCACATATtgaaagtatatataatcaaaaaagattagaaatacaaattaaaaatatttacaaaatcgCTGAATCATATTATGTTCCTCCTATACTACCTAATGATGTTCCCTTTCTTAGGACATCCATATTGGGCACTGATCAAACTTCTTTCAAAACGGAACATTCTGAAGAAGAAtcagataaaaataaacatgtTTATGATGATGCAGATAAGAAAGTCGAAGATACTATACCACCTTCTCTTTTAGATAGTAGCACAAACGATTGCTTGACTAATGACAATCATCAATCGGATTCCCCAAATGTAAGAGACACCAATGAAGGCACAGAACAAGGTCGTGATAAAATtttcgaaaaaaatgaaatagaaTATTCAGAAAGTGactatttttgtttaagtTATAGAAATTCGATCAATcaacttatttttaatttaaaaaatttgataataaaaaaaatgagaaatattttaggggaagataaatatatagaagtATTTACTCCTAAACTAGTAAGAATAGATAAGGCagtcaaaaataaaaataacttgACTACCCAAGTTGATAATGTAAGTAAAATGAATGGAAATGATGACAAAACAAGTATAGAAAAATACACAGAACTAAATGGATCAGAAGGGGGATCTAATTGTTTTAAgattgaaaatgaaaatataatacttGCACAAAGTCcacaattttataaacaaatgataattaattatgactatgaaaaaatatttgaaataaattattcatatagaaatgaaaaatttcaTAGTACTAAACatttaaatgaatttttatcattggATATCGAAcaagttatatataataattattatgaagtagtaatatatatttataattttttaaaaaatataattaattatattaatacaaattttaatcaagaaataaatctaattaatttaagttatgggaaaaaaaatacacacaCAAACTTTGAACCTACTATCGTTACTACTACTCCTGTTGTTTTGTCATTTTGTCAAGCCcatgatatattaaaaaaatattattacataaataatgatacaCCATTTTGTAGTTCTAAAAAAGGTATACAAGATGGATATGCACATAATGAGCAATATAACAtgtatgtaaaaatattagatgaaaatgaaaaaaaaaaattaaaaaaaaatattatttttgacCATGTTGATCAAAATGGACAATTACATAATGTTTactataataataagattgcaaataattacaaaattgacataaataattgtgAAAGTAATTATCCTGACAATATAAATCAAGACTTGTCTTCACAATCACTATACTCCTTTGTGAACAagattgataaaaatgaaatttaCAATGATATACTCCAATTTTACAACAACATATATGATGAAACAATGACAAGAAGTAAAGCacaagaaaataaaaattttaatcaACCCCCACCCTCTTTATTATCTAGCTATACACAGTTTGATAAAACTAATGACATGGCAggaaataatgaaaacCTCTTTGATTTAGATAAAGATAGTTTTAGTAGCGACCCCAATATATATTCCCATTTTAACGGAATAAGCaaatatttagaaaaaaatataaatataaaaataagtgtaaaagaaaaaaatgaaattaaaaaattaaaagaattatatatttatgaaaaagatTTTACTAATGATGAacttaattatttatatttatttataaaatataattttaatacagatatatttataatagaTCAATATCCATTACACCTTAGACCATTTTATAGTTTAagtaatttatatgatttacGATTTACAAATAGTTttgattttatatataaaggaaCTGAAATTATATCAGGTAGCCaaagaataaataatttaccCCTCCTATTACTTCGTATattaaaggaaaaa